A stretch of Hydractinia symbiolongicarpus strain clone_291-10 chromosome 9, HSymV2.1, whole genome shotgun sequence DNA encodes these proteins:
- the LOC130657456 gene encoding secreted frizzled-related protein 3-like yields MKALLTLCFFMHAHCFFYNLGASKEQQCVPVKIKQCKGLGYNVTRPVDLYSSVVRNVENGKKYIELLEKTPCSKYAVFFLCSIYSPMCFAGHKEQIKPCRSVCYNVKRRCGPIMNYYGIEWPEELSCEKLPEHNSGVCIQPDVFYSAKQGRKRHVKNLSSSKAVVCKKCKKHPSHIKYRHYRKAAYVIEASIMSRETTANGRTKLYVNITRILKQGRVKIKLGKMKLWAPTKCICPKIDFDEKYFIFGAEHTDGKGRLLFDGKAHILPFKDGHAKVKKWQKKCKERNCGIKN; encoded by the exons ATGAAGGCCTTACTTaccttgtgtttttttatgcaCGCGCATTGTTTTTTCTACAATCTTGGTGCGTCCAAGGAACAGCAGTGTGTGCCAGTTAAAATAAAGCAATGTAAAGGACTTGGTTATAACGTCACCAGACCTGTTGATCTGTACTCGTCTGTCGTCAGAAACGTTGAGAACGGAAAAAAATACATTGAGTTGCTGGAGAAAACACCGTGTTCAAAGTACGCcgtgttttttttatgttcgaTTTATTCACCTATGTGTTTCGCTGGACACAAGGAACAAATCAAACCATGTAGGTCTGTGTGTTACAATGTTAAACGAAGGTGTGGCCCTATAATGAATTACTATGGTATAGAGTGGCCGGAAGAGTTGAGTTGTGAAAAATTACCCGAGCATAACAGTGGAGTGTGCATTCAGCCAGATGTCTTCTATTCTGCGAAACAAG GAAGAAAACGTCACGTGAAAAATTTATCTTCGTCAAAGGCTGTTGTgtgtaaaaaatgcaaaaaacacCCCAGCCACATCAAATATCGACACTACAGAAAAGCTGCCTACG TTATTGAAGCTTCGATAATGTCACGTGAAACAACAGCCAATGGGAGAACGAAGCTTTATGTCAACATCACACGAATACTTAAACAAG gTCGAGTGAAAATAAAACTTGGTAAAATGAAGCTATGGGCACCCACAAAATGTATATGTCCAAAAATTGATTTTGACGAAAAATATTTCATCTTTGGAGCTGAGCATACTGATGGCAAGGGAAGATTGCTTTTTGACGGAAAAGCTCACATCTTGCCTTTTAAAGATGGACATGCCAAAGTTAAAAAGTGGCAAAAGAAATGTAAAGAACGAAACTGTGGAATTAAAAACTAA